The Blautia pseudococcoides genome segment TGGTGCTGAACCTGTTTTTTGTGATCGCGTGCGGACTGGGAGTGGCGGGTGTGGCGCTGGCTACGATCATTTCCCAGGCAGTGTCAGCACTTCTCGTACTGCGTTGTCTTATGCACACGGAGGGCATGTGCAGGCTGGAACTGAAGAAGCTGAAAATGCACAGGGACAAGCTGAAGCACATTGTGCGCATTGGGCTTCCGGCCGGGATGCAGAGCGCCATATTTTCCATATCAAATGTACTGATCCAGTCATCCGTTAATTCATTCGGTGCCATTGCCATGGCCGGAAATACGGCGGCATCCAATCTGGAAGGGTTTGTTTATACTTCCATGAATGCTATCTACCAGGCGACTTTAAGTTTTACCAGCCAGAATATGGGGGCGGGGAATCAGAAGCGGATAGATCAGATCCTGTGGAGGTGTCTGGTGCTGGTGACGGTCATCGGTGGTATTTTCGGATGTCTTATGGTATTGTTTTCACCCCATCTGCTGGGAATCTATTCCTCGGATGCGGAGGTGACCGCATATGGGATACAGCGGCTTAAAATCATATGTCTTCCGTATTTTCTCTGCGGAATCATGGAAGTGCTGGTGGGGAGTCTGCGCGGCATGGGATATTCCGTTATGCCTATGCTGGTATCCCTGACCGGAGCCTGTGGACTTAGGATCGTATGGATCTTTACCGTATTTGCCTGGCAGCACAGCCTGTTTGTTTTGTATCTGTCGTATCCCATAACCTGGGTGATCACTGCGGCAGCACATTTGGTATGCTGGTGTAAGCTGCGGCAGATCATGAAAAAGCGTAAGTATTCAGTGCCGTAACAGATTGGTTAAAAGCAGATATTTGGGAGGACTGCACATTTACTTTTCCTATTAGAATGTTCGGCAGACAGGCAGAGTTTGCAGTTTGGAATGTTCGGCGGACGGGTAACATGTTATGGCAAAGACGGTTTTAGATGGTTTTTGTTTGTAACAGCGAAGGTACAGAGTAATTATGGCTTGCCAATTGGGAATGTCGGAAAGGAGCGGTCAGTATGGGAAGGTTTAAAATTGAAACAGGTGATATTACAACGTATAGTGTGGATGCCATTGCTAATGCGGCAAACGGTTCCCTTTTAGGGGGCGGTGGTGTTGACGGGGCTATCCACAGAGCTGCGGGACCGGAACTTTTGGAGGAATGCAGAGGGCTTGGGGGATGTGAGACAGGTCAGGCAAAGATAACAAAAGGGTATGGGCTGCCTGCTGGATATGTGATTCATACACCGGGGCCTATCTGGAGGGGCGGGGCTTTCGGGGAGGCGGAATTGCTGAAAAATTGTTATGAAAACTGCATCC includes the following:
- a CDS encoding MATE family efflux transporter; translated protein: MKKSYEIDMCSGPLWGKLLLFSLPLILSGILQLLFNAADIVVVGRFSGNHALAAVGSTSSLIQLFVNVFIGCSIGTNVLVGRFYGAKDAKNVSETVHTSILFSIVCGCILIFLGVAFARPMLEWMATPPEVLEQAVLYMRIFFVGMPAMMLYNFGAAVLRATGDTQRPLYYLLLAGVINVVLNLFFVIACGLGVAGVALATIISQAVSALLVLRCLMHTEGMCRLELKKLKMHRDKLKHIVRIGLPAGMQSAIFSISNVLIQSSVNSFGAIAMAGNTAASNLEGFVYTSMNAIYQATLSFTSQNMGAGNQKRIDQILWRCLVLVTVIGGIFGCLMVLFSPHLLGIYSSDAEVTAYGIQRLKIICLPYFLCGIMEVLVGSLRGMGYSVMPMLVSLTGACGLRIVWIFTVFAWQHSLFVLYLSYPITWVITAAAHLVCWCKLRQIMKKRKYSVP
- a CDS encoding O-acetyl-ADP-ribose deacetylase; amino-acid sequence: MGRFKIETGDITTYSVDAIANAANGSLLGGGGVDGAIHRAAGPELLEECRGLGGCETGQAKITKGYGLPAGYVIHTPGPIWRGGAFGEAELLKNCYENCIRLAHEHGCKTVAFPSVSTGIYGYPLDQAARIAVKTIREGLEKYPDIEEIIMVCFSERVEKAYKKADNY